Proteins found in one Parasteatoda tepidariorum isolate YZ-2023 chromosome 7, CAS_Ptep_4.0, whole genome shotgun sequence genomic segment:
- the LOC107447285 gene encoding sorting nexin-24, translated as MISAFIPNFHQVQGNHGKHFTVFQIEVYIFGKCHKIERRYRAFHSLHKQLKHIISAPEFPPKKVRNLNPKVLEQRRKGLEHYIQELLKRKPVPKQLLNFLSLPGISPASSENSVHMEENKEIIHQPVVMYSVNLYVEEDRTSSLPNIVSKGLLTAFYSSDEEGD; from the exons ATGATTAGTGCCTTTATTCCTAATTTTCATCAAGTGCAAGGGAATCATGGGAAACATTTTACG gtatttcaaattgaagtgtatatttttggaaaatgccATAAAATTGAGAGACGATACCGTGCCTTTCATTCATTGCATAAGCAG TTGAAACACATAATTTCAGCCCCAGAGTTTCCCCCTAAGAAAGTTCGCAATTTAAATCCTAAAGTTTTGGAACAAAGGCGAAAAGGCCTAGAACATTACATTCAA GAACTTTTAAAGCGTAAACCAGTGCCTAAGCAACTACTAAATTTCTTATCACTTCCTGGCATTTCTCCAGCCTCTAGTGAAAA CTCCGTTCATatggaagaaaataaagaaataattcatcAACCTGTAGTGATGTACAGTGTTAATTTATATGTTGAGGAAGATAGAACAA gtaGTTTACCCAACATTGTAAGCAAAGGTCTGTTGACAGCGTTTTATTCATCTGATGAAGAAGGGGACTAA